A window of the Pseudomonas furukawaii genome harbors these coding sequences:
- a CDS encoding GlxA family transcriptional regulator, whose amino-acid sequence MAVATPAAPSVSPTPAPSRVAGIKTYGFLLIPNFTTIGFASAIETLRMANLAAKRTLFRTLLIAADHGPVQASNGMRVVPDHDIEDAPPLDALFVVGSNPIPARYDRRLLNWVRRLSQQHVALGGICTGSHLLASAELLKGYRCTVHWEDIEQLKERFPGIVISNQLFELDRDRYTCSGGTASLDMTLQLIAREPGGVEIATQAAELLLCDRMRGAREQQRIPLRQRLGHAQPKLSQIVAIMEANLEEPLELEELAQLNEVSVRQLERLFHKYLDRTPSQYYLELRLNRARDLLLRSESQVRDIALACGFASPAHFSKCYSRFFGHSPRGERKQSPLHD is encoded by the coding sequence ATGGCTGTTGCGACACCTGCGGCGCCGTCCGTCTCCCCCACCCCGGCCCCCTCCCGGGTCGCGGGGATCAAGACCTACGGCTTCCTGCTGATTCCCAACTTCACCACCATCGGCTTCGCCTCGGCGATCGAGACCCTGCGCATGGCCAACCTGGCCGCCAAGCGCACGCTGTTCAGGACCCTGCTGATCGCCGCCGACCACGGCCCGGTACAGGCCAGCAACGGCATGCGGGTGGTGCCGGATCACGACATCGAGGACGCCCCGCCCCTGGACGCCCTTTTCGTGGTGGGCTCCAACCCCATTCCCGCGCGTTACGACCGCCGCCTGCTGAACTGGGTGCGCCGGTTGTCCCAGCAGCACGTCGCCCTCGGCGGCATCTGCACCGGCAGCCACCTGCTGGCCAGCGCCGAACTGCTCAAGGGCTACCGCTGCACCGTTCACTGGGAAGACATCGAGCAACTGAAGGAGCGTTTTCCCGGCATCGTCATCTCCAACCAGTTGTTCGAGCTGGACCGTGACCGCTACACCTGCTCGGGTGGCACCGCGTCCCTGGACATGACCCTGCAACTGATCGCCCGCGAACCCGGTGGCGTGGAGATCGCCACCCAGGCCGCCGAACTGCTGCTCTGCGACCGCATGCGCGGCGCCCGCGAACAGCAGCGCATCCCGCTGCGCCAGCGGCTCGGCCATGCCCAGCCCAAGCTGAGCCAGATCGTCGCCATCATGGAAGCCAACCTGGAAGAGCCCCTGGAGCTGGAGGAGCTGGCCCAGCTCAACGAGGTGTCGGTGCGCCAGCTGGAACGGCTGTTCCACAAGTACCTGGACCGGACCCCCAGCCAGTACTACCTGGAGCTGCGGCTGAATCGCGCCCGCGACCTGCTGCTGCGCAGCGAGTCCCAGGTGCGGGACATCGCCCTGGCCTGCGGCTTCGCCTCGCCGGCGCATTTCTCCAAGTGCTACAGCCGCTTCTTCGGCCACTCGCCACGGGGCGAGCGCAAGCAGAGTCCGTTGCACGATTAG
- a CDS encoding M24 family metallopeptidase, whose product MQMPKTLRIRNGDKVRSTFSAQEYANRQARLRAHLAAENIDAAVFTSYHNINYYSDFLYCSFGRPYALVVTQDDVISISANIDGGQPWRRTVGTDNIVYTDWQRDNYFVAIQQALPKARRIGIEADHLNLQNRDKLAARYPEAELVDVAAACMRMRMIKSAEEHVMIRHGARIADIGGAAVVEALRDQVPEYEVALHATQAMVRAIADTFEDVELMDTWTWFQSGINTDGAHNPVTTRKVNKGDILSLNCFPMIAGYYTALERTLFLDHCSDDHLRLWQVNVEVHEAGLRLIKPGARCSDIARELNEIFLKHDLLQYRTFGYGHSFGTLSHYYGREAGLELREDIDTVLEPGMVVSMEPMIMLPEGLPGAGGYREHDILIVNENGAENITKFPYGPEKNIIRK is encoded by the coding sequence ATGCAAATGCCCAAGACGCTCCGCATCCGTAACGGCGACAAGGTCCGCTCCACCTTCTCCGCACAGGAATACGCCAACCGCCAGGCCAGGCTCCGCGCCCATCTGGCGGCCGAGAACATCGATGCTGCGGTCTTCACCTCCTACCACAACATCAACTACTACTCGGACTTCCTCTACTGCTCCTTCGGTCGTCCCTACGCCCTGGTGGTGACCCAGGACGACGTCATCAGCATCAGCGCCAACATCGACGGCGGCCAGCCCTGGCGCCGCACCGTCGGCACCGACAACATCGTCTACACCGACTGGCAGCGCGACAACTACTTCGTCGCCATCCAGCAGGCCCTGCCCAAGGCCCGCCGCATCGGCATCGAGGCCGACCACCTGAACCTGCAGAACCGCGACAAGCTGGCTGCCCGCTACCCCGAGGCCGAGCTGGTGGACGTGGCCGCCGCCTGCATGCGCATGCGCATGATCAAGTCCGCCGAGGAGCACGTGATGATCCGCCACGGCGCGCGCATCGCCGACATCGGCGGGGCGGCGGTGGTGGAGGCCCTGCGTGACCAGGTGCCGGAGTACGAGGTGGCCCTGCACGCCACCCAGGCCATGGTCCGCGCCATCGCCGACACCTTCGAGGACGTGGAGCTGATGGACACCTGGACCTGGTTCCAGTCCGGCATCAACACCGACGGCGCCCACAACCCGGTGACCACCCGCAAGGTGAACAAGGGCGACATCCTCAGCCTGAACTGCTTCCCGATGATCGCCGGCTACTACACCGCCCTCGAGCGCACCCTGTTCCTCGACCACTGCTCCGACGACCACCTGCGCCTGTGGCAGGTCAACGTCGAGGTACACGAGGCCGGCCTCAGGCTGATCAAGCCCGGCGCGCGCTGCAGCGACATCGCCCGCGAGCTGAACGAAATCTTCCTCAAGCACGACCTGCTGCAATACCGCACCTTCGGCTACGGCCACTCCTTCGGCACCCTGAGCCACTACTACGGCCGCGAGGCGGGCCTGGAGCTGCGCGAGGACATCGACACCGTGCTGGAGCCGGGCATGGTGGTGTCCATGGAGCCGATGATCATGCTGCCGGAAGGCCTGCCGGGCGCCGGTGGCTACCGCGAGCACGACATTCTCATCGTCAACGAGAACGGCGCCGAGAACATCACCAAGTTCCCCTACGGACCGGAGAAAAACATCATCCGCAAATGA
- a CDS encoding sarcosine oxidase subunit beta → MQRYSGFGLFKHSLSHHENWQRMWRNPTPKPVYDVIIVGGGGHGLATAYYLAKEFGVKNVAVVEKGWLGGGNTARNTTIVRSNYLWDEAAQLYEHAMKLWEGLSHDLNYNVMFSQRGVYNLCHTLQDMRDSARRVNANRLNGVDGELLDAKQVAEEIPYLDCSKNTRYPIMGSTVQRRGGVARHDAVAWGYARAADALGVDLLQNTEVLGFRKQDGAVIGVETNRGFIGAKRVGVVTAGNSGHMAKQAGFRLPLESHPLQALVSEPIKPIIHSVIMSNAVHGYISQSDKGDLVIGAGIDGYNGYGQRGSYGTIEHTLQAIVEMFPILSRVRMNRQWGGIVDTTPDACPIISKTPVKNLFFNCGWGTGGFKATPGSGHVFAASLARGEMHPLAKPFSIDRFHTGALIDEHGAAAVAH, encoded by the coding sequence ATGCAACGTTATTCCGGCTTCGGCCTGTTCAAGCACTCCCTGAGCCACCACGAAAACTGGCAACGCATGTGGCGCAACCCAACGCCGAAGCCGGTCTACGACGTGATCATCGTCGGCGGCGGCGGCCACGGCCTGGCCACCGCCTACTACCTCGCCAAGGAGTTCGGCGTGAAGAACGTCGCGGTGGTGGAGAAGGGCTGGCTGGGCGGCGGCAACACCGCGCGCAACACCACCATCGTCCGCTCCAACTACCTCTGGGACGAGGCGGCTCAGCTGTACGAGCACGCCATGAAGCTCTGGGAAGGGCTGTCCCATGACCTGAACTACAACGTGATGTTCTCCCAGCGTGGCGTGTACAACCTGTGCCACACCCTGCAGGACATGCGTGACTCGGCGCGCCGCGTGAACGCCAACCGCCTGAACGGCGTGGATGGCGAACTGCTGGACGCCAAGCAGGTGGCGGAGGAGATTCCCTACCTGGACTGCAGCAAGAACACCCGTTACCCGATCATGGGCTCTACCGTGCAGCGTCGCGGCGGCGTCGCCCGCCACGATGCCGTGGCCTGGGGCTATGCCCGCGCCGCCGACGCCCTGGGCGTCGACCTGCTGCAGAACACCGAAGTGCTCGGCTTCCGCAAGCAGGACGGTGCGGTCATCGGTGTCGAGACGAATCGCGGCTTCATCGGCGCCAAGCGCGTCGGCGTGGTCACCGCCGGCAACTCCGGCCACATGGCCAAGCAGGCCGGCTTCCGCCTGCCGCTGGAATCCCACCCGCTGCAGGCCCTGGTGTCCGAGCCGATCAAGCCGATCATCCACAGCGTGATCATGTCCAACGCCGTGCATGGCTACATCAGCCAGTCCGACAAGGGCGACCTGGTCATCGGTGCCGGCATCGACGGCTACAACGGCTACGGCCAGCGCGGCTCCTACGGCACCATCGAGCACACCCTGCAGGCCATCGTGGAGATGTTCCCGATCCTTTCCCGGGTGCGCATGAACCGCCAGTGGGGCGGCATCGTGGACACCACCCCGGACGCCTGCCCGATCATCTCCAAGACCCCGGTGAAGAACCTCTTCTTCAACTGCGGCTGGGGCACCGGCGGCTTCAAGGCCACTCCCGGCTCGGGTCATGTCTTCGCCGCCAGCCTGGCCCGTGGCGAGATGCATCCCCTGGCCAAGCCCTTCTCCATCGACCGCTTCCACACCGGCGCACTGATCGACGAGCACGGCGCCGCCGCCGTGGCTCACTAA
- a CDS encoding sarcosine oxidase subunit delta produces MLHIFCPYCGELRSEEEFHAKGQAHIPRPLDPNACTDEEWGDYIFFRDNPRGIHHELWVHAAGCRKYFNVTRHTISYEILETYKIGEKPSVTESTTGEKKTASAGVTA; encoded by the coding sequence ATGCTGCACATCTTTTGTCCCTATTGCGGGGAGCTCCGCTCCGAAGAGGAATTCCACGCCAAGGGCCAGGCTCACATCCCGCGCCCGCTGGATCCCAACGCCTGCACCGACGAGGAGTGGGGCGACTACATCTTCTTCCGCGACAACCCCCGTGGCATCCACCACGAGCTGTGGGTCCACGCTGCCGGCTGCCGCAAGTACTTCAACGTGACGCGCCACACCATCAGCTACGAGATCCTCGAAACCTACAAGATCGGTGAGAAGCCCAGCGTCACCGAATCCACCACCGGCGAGAAGAAAACCGCGTCCGCAGGAGTAACGGCATGA
- a CDS encoding creatininase yields MSKSVFVGELTWKEYEARVASGDAVLMLPVGALEQHGHHMCMNVDVLLPTAVCQRVAERIGALVLPGLQYGYKSQQKSGGGNHFPGTTSLDGATLTGTVQDIIRELARHGVRRLVLMNGHYENSMFIVEGIDLALRELRYAGIHDFKVVVLSYWDFVKDPAVIQQLYPEGFLGWDIEHGGVFETSLMLALYPDLVDLDRVVDHPPATFPPYDVFPVDPARTPAPGTLSSAKTASREKGELILEVCVQGIAEAIGTEFPSS; encoded by the coding sequence ATGAGCAAGAGCGTTTTCGTGGGAGAGCTGACCTGGAAGGAGTACGAGGCCCGTGTCGCCTCCGGCGACGCTGTGCTGATGCTGCCGGTCGGCGCCCTGGAGCAGCACGGCCACCACATGTGCATGAACGTGGATGTCCTCTTGCCCACGGCGGTCTGCCAGCGGGTCGCCGAGCGCATCGGCGCGCTGGTGCTGCCGGGGCTGCAGTACGGCTACAAGTCCCAGCAGAAGTCCGGCGGCGGCAACCACTTCCCCGGAACCACGAGCCTGGACGGCGCCACCCTCACCGGTACGGTGCAGGACATCATCCGCGAGCTGGCGCGCCATGGCGTGCGTCGGCTGGTGCTGATGAACGGCCACTACGAGAACTCCATGTTCATCGTCGAGGGTATCGACCTGGCGCTGCGGGAGCTGCGCTACGCCGGCATCCACGACTTCAAGGTGGTGGTGCTGTCCTACTGGGACTTCGTCAAGGACCCGGCGGTGATCCAGCAGCTCTATCCGGAAGGTTTCCTCGGTTGGGACATCGAGCATGGCGGCGTCTTCGAGACCTCCCTGATGCTCGCCCTCTACCCGGACCTGGTGGACCTGGACCGCGTCGTCGATCACCCGCCCGCGACCTTCCCGCCCTATGACGTGTTCCCGGTGGACCCGGCGCGCACGCCGGCACCGGGGACCCTGTCGTCGGCGAAGACGGCCAGCCGGGAGAAGGGCGAGCTGATCCTCGAGGTCTGCGTCCAGGGCATCGCCGAGGCCATCGGCACGGAGTTTCCGTCGTCCTGA
- a CDS encoding purine-cytosine permease family protein has protein sequence MSNSDAHKEYGLSQIKPEERSYGFADTVWTWFGSGINTGSWFFGGMAASLGMVFVLQYSLLWLPLMMIPWAAVAYIGYRYGASTAVVARPSLGTKGSRLTGVAQFLVLIGWPSVNSFIAAISLSHVFGAAFGWPVFGQPGSTWPMVLGILLTAVAQGIITFLGHEAIRYLERVAGVLLLVLGGWVSYIVLSQWNLSDLMAFRVENPAHSVAFYIDLAFGFSWTWAQVADFSRFSRTGKAATLGSWLGLNVGQGWFMLIGAIGTIGVALQTGNIDPNNSDPSSTLATLGLGLVSFLVLIFATVSTNVTVLYGSGMGLLGAFKGLTPKKALAIIVVLQLGLCFVPMGFDSFLHYFETFLGVIGGLFIPLWTIILVDYFCIRGARISDRDLFAESAGAYYGANGWNPAGIAALVLGFLVYFVLAHVFKDVAEQITASFPAILVSGLAYWLLAKKPVAALDSGLERDA, from the coding sequence ATGTCGAATTCAGACGCGCACAAAGAATACGGGCTCAGCCAGATCAAGCCGGAAGAGCGCAGCTACGGCTTCGCCGACACGGTCTGGACCTGGTTCGGTTCGGGCATCAACACCGGCTCCTGGTTCTTCGGCGGCATGGCCGCCTCCCTGGGCATGGTCTTCGTCCTGCAGTACAGCCTGCTCTGGCTGCCGCTGATGATGATTCCCTGGGCGGCGGTGGCCTACATCGGCTACCGCTACGGCGCCAGCACCGCCGTGGTGGCGCGCCCGTCCCTCGGCACCAAGGGCTCACGCCTCACCGGCGTCGCCCAGTTCCTGGTGCTGATCGGCTGGCCCAGCGTGAACAGCTTCATCGCCGCCATCTCCCTCAGCCATGTGTTCGGCGCGGCCTTCGGCTGGCCGGTATTCGGCCAGCCGGGGTCCACCTGGCCCATGGTGCTGGGCATCCTGCTCACCGCCGTGGCCCAGGGCATCATCACCTTCCTGGGGCATGAGGCGATCCGCTACCTGGAGCGTGTCGCCGGCGTGCTGCTGCTGGTGCTGGGGGGCTGGGTCAGCTACATCGTGCTGTCGCAGTGGAACCTGTCCGACCTGATGGCCTTCCGGGTGGAGAATCCCGCCCACTCGGTGGCCTTCTACATCGACCTGGCCTTCGGCTTCTCCTGGACCTGGGCCCAGGTCGCGGACTTCTCCCGCTTCTCCCGGACCGGCAAGGCGGCCACCCTCGGCAGTTGGCTGGGGCTGAACGTGGGCCAGGGCTGGTTCATGCTGATCGGCGCCATCGGCACCATCGGCGTGGCGCTGCAGACCGGCAACATCGACCCGAACAACTCCGACCCGAGTTCCACCCTGGCCACCCTGGGCCTTGGCCTGGTGTCCTTCCTGGTGCTGATCTTCGCCACCGTCAGCACCAACGTGACCGTGCTCTACGGTTCGGGGATGGGGCTGCTGGGCGCCTTCAAGGGCCTGACGCCGAAGAAGGCCCTGGCGATCATCGTGGTGCTGCAACTGGGCTTGTGCTTCGTGCCCATGGGCTTCGATTCCTTCCTGCACTACTTCGAGACCTTCCTGGGCGTGATCGGCGGGCTGTTCATCCCCCTCTGGACCATCATCCTGGTGGACTACTTCTGCATCCGGGGCGCGCGCATCAGCGACCGTGACCTGTTCGCCGAGTCCGCGGGGGCCTACTACGGCGCCAACGGATGGAACCCGGCCGGCATCGCGGCCCTGGTACTGGGTTTCCTCGTCTACTTCGTACTGGCCCATGTCTTCAAGGACGTGGCGGAGCAGATCACCGCGAGCTTCCCGGCGATCCTGGTATCCGGCCTGGCCTACTGGCTGCTGGCAAAGAAGCCGGTGGCGGCGCTGGACAGCGGGCTTGAGCGGGACGCCTGA
- the glyA gene encoding serine hydroxymethyltransferase, giving the protein MFSKQDQIQGYDDELFSAMQEEERRQEDHIELIASENYTSKRVMEAQGSGLTNKYAEGYPGKRYYGGCEFVDKVEQLAIDRAKQLFGADYANVQPHSGSQANSAVYLALLNAGDTILGMSLAHGGHLTHGAKVSSSGKLYNAVQYGLDTATGLIDYDEVERLALEHKPNMIVAGFSAYSKTLDFPRFRAIADKVGALLFVDMAHVAGLVAAGLYPNPLPYADVVTTTTHKTLRGPRGGLILARKNDEIEKKLNSAVFPGAQGGPLMHVIAAKAVCFKEALEPGFKEYQAQVIKNAQAMAKVFIDRGYDVVSGGTDNHLFLVSLIKQGLTGKDADAALGRAGITVNKNAVPNDPQSPFVTSGVRIGTPAITSRGFKESQSTELAGWICDILDHLGDADVEAQVAKQVAGLCADFPVYR; this is encoded by the coding sequence ATGTTCAGCAAGCAAGACCAGATCCAGGGTTACGACGACGAACTGTTCAGTGCGATGCAGGAAGAGGAGCGCCGTCAGGAAGACCACATCGAGCTGATCGCCTCCGAGAACTACACCAGCAAGCGCGTGATGGAGGCCCAGGGCAGCGGCCTGACCAACAAGTACGCCGAAGGCTACCCGGGCAAGCGCTACTACGGTGGCTGCGAGTTCGTCGACAAGGTGGAGCAGTTGGCCATCGACCGCGCCAAGCAGCTGTTCGGCGCCGACTACGCCAACGTCCAGCCCCACTCCGGCTCCCAGGCCAACAGCGCCGTCTACCTCGCCCTGCTGAACGCCGGCGACACCATCCTCGGCATGAGCCTGGCCCACGGCGGTCACCTGACCCACGGCGCCAAGGTGTCGTCTTCCGGCAAACTGTACAACGCCGTGCAGTACGGCCTGGACACCGCCACCGGCCTGATCGACTACGACGAAGTGGAGCGCCTGGCCCTCGAACACAAGCCGAATATGATCGTCGCCGGCTTCTCCGCCTACTCCAAGACCCTCGACTTCCCGCGCTTCCGCGCCATCGCCGACAAGGTGGGCGCCCTGCTGTTCGTCGACATGGCCCACGTCGCCGGCCTGGTGGCCGCCGGCCTGTACCCGAACCCGCTGCCCTACGCCGACGTGGTCACCACCACCACCCACAAGACCCTGCGCGGCCCGCGCGGTGGCCTGATCCTGGCGCGCAAGAACGACGAGATCGAGAAGAAGCTGAACTCCGCCGTATTCCCCGGCGCCCAGGGCGGCCCGCTGATGCACGTGATCGCCGCCAAGGCGGTGTGCTTCAAGGAAGCGCTGGAACCCGGCTTCAAGGAATACCAGGCCCAGGTCATCAAGAACGCCCAGGCCATGGCCAAGGTGTTCATCGATCGCGGCTATGACGTGGTCTCCGGCGGTACCGACAACCACCTGTTCCTGGTCAGCCTGATCAAGCAGGGCCTGACCGGCAAGGACGCCGACGCCGCCCTCGGCCGCGCCGGCATCACCGTGAACAAGAACGCCGTGCCCAACGATCCGCAGTCGCCCTTCGTGACCTCGGGCGTGCGCATCGGTACCCCGGCCATCACCAGCCGTGGCTTCAAGGAGTCCCAGTCCACCGAACTCGCCGGCTGGATCTGCGACATCCTCGACCACCTGGGCGATGCCGACGTCGAAGCCCAGGTGGCCAAGCAGGTCGCCGGTCTTTGCGCCGACTTCCCTGTCTACCGCTGA
- a CDS encoding MFS transporter, with product MSLSNQTLAYGQAGSQTAASERSTLRRAATASFMGNFVEWFDYAAYGYLAAVIAVVFFPATDKTTGLLATFAVFAISFIIRPIGGIVWGHIGDRYGRRNALSLSILIMSGATFCIALLPTYAQVGMLAPLLLLLIRLVQGFSASGEYAGAAAFLAEYAPDDKRGFYTSLVPASTAAGLLFGSLFAALLYSQLDSEQLHEWGWRIPFLLAAPLGLIGRYIRLHLQDTPKFREMEQALERKAGDHSVPIRELMGAQRARVLVAIGVTCLNAVAFYLILSYMPTYLSAEMGMTETDSFLASTVSLATYIGFIFLMGKLSDRFGRKTMLVLASLLFVGATVPLFGLLDGQGFAMILLIQIAFGLMLAMNDGTLPCFLAEIFPTRVRYSGFAFSFNTANALFGGTAPFLATWLIAETGDKLAPAWMLVAAAVVALLAMLAVRETANRALADD from the coding sequence ATGAGCCTGTCCAACCAGACCCTGGCCTATGGCCAGGCCGGCAGCCAGACGGCCGCCAGCGAACGCAGCACCCTCCGCCGTGCGGCCACCGCCAGCTTCATGGGCAACTTCGTCGAATGGTTCGACTATGCCGCCTACGGCTATCTGGCAGCGGTCATCGCCGTTGTCTTCTTCCCCGCCACCGACAAGACCACCGGCCTGCTGGCCACCTTCGCGGTCTTCGCCATCTCCTTCATCATCCGCCCCATCGGCGGCATCGTCTGGGGCCATATCGGCGACCGCTACGGCCGGCGCAACGCCCTGTCCCTGTCCATCCTCATCATGTCGGGCGCCACCTTCTGCATCGCGCTGCTGCCCACCTATGCCCAGGTGGGCATGCTGGCGCCGCTGTTGCTGCTGCTGATCAGGCTGGTGCAGGGCTTCTCGGCATCCGGCGAGTACGCGGGCGCCGCCGCCTTCCTGGCGGAGTACGCGCCGGACGACAAGCGCGGCTTCTACACCAGCCTGGTGCCGGCCAGCACCGCGGCGGGCCTGCTGTTCGGCTCGCTCTTCGCCGCATTGCTCTACTCGCAACTGGACAGCGAGCAGCTGCACGAATGGGGCTGGCGCATTCCCTTCCTGCTGGCGGCGCCGCTGGGACTGATCGGTCGCTACATCCGCCTGCACCTGCAGGACACGCCGAAGTTCCGCGAGATGGAGCAGGCCCTTGAGCGCAAGGCCGGCGACCACAGTGTGCCGATCCGCGAGCTGATGGGTGCGCAGCGCGCGCGCGTACTGGTGGCCATCGGCGTCACCTGCCTCAACGCGGTGGCCTTCTACCTGATCCTCAGCTACATGCCCACCTACCTCTCCGCCGAGATGGGGATGACGGAGACGGACTCCTTCCTGGCGTCCACGGTGTCGCTCGCCACCTACATCGGCTTCATCTTCCTGATGGGCAAGCTGTCGGACCGCTTCGGCCGCAAGACCATGCTGGTGCTCGCCTCGCTGCTGTTCGTCGGCGCGACGGTGCCGCTGTTCGGCCTGCTGGACGGCCAGGGATTCGCCATGATCCTGCTGATCCAGATCGCCTTCGGCCTGATGCTGGCGATGAACGACGGCACCCTGCCGTGCTTCCTCGCCGAGATCTTCCCCACCCGGGTGCGCTACAGCGGCTTCGCCTTCAGCTTCAACACCGCCAATGCCCTGTTCGGCGGTACCGCGCCTTTCCTCGCCACCTGGCTGATCGCCGAGACCGGCGACAAGCTGGCGCCGGCCTGGATGCTGGTGGCGGCCGCGGTGGTGGCGCTGCTGGCCATGCTGGCGGTGCGCGAGACCGCGAACCGAGCCTTGGCGGACGACTGA